GCGATTGTCCATGAGACAGTTAGTCAAATTCTATCTGACATTGTTCAAAAATATGAGGAGAAAGAGGAATCAAATGCCAACAGAAACTTGGACAGGCTAGAGATGGCTCACATCAGGCTGGAGGCTGCTCTTGAGACATCAAAAAAGTGGCAGATCACTGATGCATCCTTATTGCGCTGGCGTAGGAAGCTGAAACGTGCTGCTCAAGAGTGCGATGAGACGCTGCACAAATGCAAGCAAAGAATCctagaagatgaacaaatggaACAGGAGGTGAAGAACTCCTCCCTTCCTAACCGTATTGTGCATGCTACaaagtcttttgttttctccgTCCTTAATCCCAACAAAAATGAGTTGAGCAGATCCATTGCTCAAAGATTTGAGTGGTATGCAAATGGTGCTAGTGAGTTTCTAAGATTCATAGAGCTTGGCGGCACACCATTCCATCACATGCCCTTTAACTCCCTTGTCAAGAACCTTCTTGCAGGCAAGGAACTACATCATAAAATTATTCGGGGAAACAAGTATCCCTCTGTTCTGTTAAGGTTGGCGCCGATCCATACTTCAGAGTATGGGAAAAATGTTGCATTGACATTTGACCAATATGATGGTACACCGGAGGGTAATATATTATTTGGTTTGGTCATACAACTCTCAGAGAGTACAGATATATTTGGTATCACACTTAGGTGCTTGCAGTTTTTTGCCCCTCATTTCAAgtataattttgaaaatataaggAATGAACTTTCTCAACTGCTCACTCAAAACTTCTCAGAGGGGCCATCTATTTATTCATACCAGAAGGAACACTGGGACAAATTCAACAGCTTCTTGTTGCAGTGGACTCGGCCAAACCCATTTTGTTGCAAGCAGCATGGTCAGCATGAGGTTCAGCGATTTAGCAACCTAGACATGGCAGGATTATCAGAAGTTTTTCTAGAACCAGTAATTAATTTTAATTTGCAATGTCAAGTCTCAATGTCTGTTTACAGCAAGCAGAGGACCTCGCTGTCTGAAGACATAATTTTTGTGCATGATTATCCATATCTAAAAGCAGGAATCTCCTTTGCGCCCCATGGCTCTTTAGAGGTCATGCTGCCAGCGGATAGGAGTTCTGAAATAGCGGCAATAGTCCACAAGGAGCGACACTGCTTGCATACAGACATTACCTTGAAACAGGTGGAAGAGATTATGCTGCCAAAAGCAATAGATTACTTCCACCAGAATGCCGAAGCGATGGTTTACCAAATGATTTGGAAGTCTAAACATGGGCTTGCACATATTCAGGTTGAGAAGCCATGCATGAGCACACGGAGATCAAGTATGAGAACACAGAGGACTATAGGGGTAGCTAGTAAGAGAAAGCTATTGCACGGGCATGACGAGCAGCTTATCAGAAATCGGATACATGCCTGTCACTTGCTCGACTTATGGGTTACACATGCTCCTGTCTGGTTGCAAAGGTCCATTATGAACTGGAAgcggaaagaaaaggaaattctGTTAGCAGCACCGTAGCTACACCTGAAATTCTAAATCATGAAACTTAGATGGATAAGGGAAACAAGAAAAGAATGACCTGAAATAGAATGCTATAGTGAAGAAATCAAATATTAGTGTTAATATTCACAAGTCACAACCTAGGACAAAATCTGTCAGAAACACGGGTATCCTTGGAAATAGAATTCATGTCAAATACTCCAAATAGTTATAAATTAGTATTATTGGTGTAATTTTTCTTGAACACGTGTGAGGGATTTCTACCATTTCTTTAAATAAGAGCATAAAGAAAAACAACCACAATAGCTGGGACCTTGAAGATCTATATTCTTATTAGGAACTTCCGAACTTGTGCAACTGTAGCATGCCACTTGTTCTTGGTTTCAATTTGTGTGTCTTCTATGTATGATGTTGTTAGGTTCTCACCAGCTGAGTATAGGCTGGGGATTACTAAATTACATAGGAAATCAGAACCCAATGTGCATTTGTATGAGTAGACTTACAATTATACCATCATCACTTGTTCTTAGTTTCTATTTAAATTTCCAGTGTGTAGCTACTTTGGTACCACGGGCCTATTATTCTTGGGCCTTGCTACGGTACACCTCTTACCTCCGAGGAGGTAAAAATTACATCAAATCTGGACCCTTGATTATAAAGAGAAAAAACCAATTAGAAGATAACAAAATATTAACCAGCTTCTCCGGACTATCCATTACAAGCATGCATGCCGTTATTTTCTCCGTGAAATCTGCATGCGTGCAAATACCATCATaaacaatttttttaatttcttcCACAACTTTTTCTCGACCCTGGAATGGCGTACGTGTTGGTTCTATGTCTAGCACTGCACAACTAATAGCAGACTTGTTTTTTATCCGTGACATTGGATTAATTATGTATGAATGTTACACGATAAAACAATTAGTCATTCCCAAAAAATTGGATCTGTCACGTCTCATCAAAAATATGTTACAGGTAATGCAATTATTATGTCACTAAAAAAATCAACCTATCACGTGTCAAGAAATATCTGTTACATCTGTATATTGCAACTCATGTATGTATACGTGCATTTATCACGCACAAAAGTTTTTCATACATTTGTTTGGAAGTTCATGCATGTTAGGGTAGTTAGACGGTCACGTTACCTTAGTTAGATCACGTTAGCACAGATGCATCTAATTGGTTGTTTTTTCCTTATTTATCTctcttttaaaaaatataatacaaaaatataataattgtTTGATTCATCAATTACTTCTTAGGAGGTAATATATCGCATTCTTTGATCATCTAACAAAAAATGGTCGCTCCACAATTATTCTGGTGTACCGTAGCAATTGCCATTATTCTTTGTATCTGACTATATTGGCAACTTTCACAAACAAAGCCAAAGTTACTGGATTTTTCTGAAATATTTTTCAGACCAAGAACATGTACGCCTTCTATACAAAATCCTCAAAGTGAATCTATTAATACGTTCTCAAACTCTTTTTTGTATTGGGTAGTTTCCAGTCAGGGGACTTCCATGTAAGAAAAACATTTGCTGGGATAGCTTTGACCAAGCGTTGACAGATTGACACGCCTTGAGTGTCAGAGAAGATGAGCTCTGATGATTCATAGACACGGGGAGATGTTCAAAGCTTTATTTTGTTTGCACATGAAAAGGCTTTATTTTTTCCACCTCTAGCAGATCCACAATGACTAGTCAAGCAGATCCACTGTTCAAAGATCCACTGTTCTAGAGATTCATACGTCATGTTGACACACCAATCAAGCACCTTTTAACATGCAACGGATTACTTCTGCCAGAAAATGTAccagatatatatttttgaacttGGAACTTGGAAGTCTAGGTTGAGAATGCATCAAACATCGATCAATCAGAAAACTCAACCGTCAACAGGTCAATCAGGGAAATTGAAGAAACAGAGAAAAAAAGTAATGGAGTACATATTTGGAGGAACATACCAAATTTGAAATTACTATGCATAACTGAGAACAGACCTACCAAAAGGTAGGATTTAGATCCAATACTCGAAACAAAAGGGCAAGAGAAGCAACTCTACAGCAGTTGTGAAGTTAAATATTACTAAAAAAAACTCAACATGTGGGGGGGGATCACCCCCACGACATTTTCACGAAAAAAAGAAGACATTTCCCATACAATTCGAGAAAACCCCTGATCCCCTACCCCATCCGTACAGAGTGCCCATACCTCGTGAGAATGGGCAATACACGCACATGAGGGGACCACCGACCAGGGGCGAGCCCAACTGTGCTTTGAACATAGGGcgggcgaggggattttttttgatGCAAATCTCAGGGTTCGAACCCTAGTCGGCTGGCAGGACCGACCCCTGCTCAACCATTGGGCTATCGCCTAGCTTGCAAACAAGAGAGATgtagagatttttttttgttacataTTACTAACAAGATAGGGCGATCAAATCTAGTTGCGGAGATGTGGGATCGATCAGTCGATCGTCCATCATATTTGTAATATAAACCATGCATATACAGATTATGTTCGCCACTTTATGCCTGTCGGCAATCACAGACAAATGCCGAGGGGCACTGTCTCATGCAGTCATGCTTGTTGAGTACAAAAAAGCACTCTCTCATGCAGTCATGCCTGTTGAGTACAAAAAAACAATACTGCACTGATCAACATAGATTCCTTGTCAAGGCCAACTCCTCTGCACTCCTGACCCCTAATACTACTAATTTTTCACTTCTCTTTCCTCTCAAAATCTTAGCCATCACTACCTTAGCAACTGTTGGTGATGGCAAATTTTGGTGTCCTACCAACTGTTGGTCCATGAAAAGTGGGACAGACAACATTTGGGCTTGTTGTCATTAAAGTTGGCTAACCACTTTTTTTGCATATTACCTTCTTAAGCAGTATGGTAAAGTTATAATGACAACTCAGTTGGAGAATATCATGATTTCTGGAACAATATAATGCAGGATCTTAACTTTCAAGTTTGGAAATAAATTGGACATCAGTCATATTATTTTTCCATGGAAATAAATTTACAATGACTAGTATATTGGCTTCATTCTACGAGAAATCGCCAGTGACAAGGAGCCAAGAAGTTTCTAAGTTTCTTGTCCACTGGCGCATGGatgaaatattttcaaacttCGTTTCACATCTCCACTTCCGTTCCCTGTCATTGTTAATTATAACACCAAACTGAATTTTCATGCAACTCTAGTTGACGCCCCTCTTCCACTTTTTCTGCATAATAGGTCAGACTTCTTGACTACAAGGTTTCCCATGTCTAACTATCAAAGATGATCCCTCACTATCAAAGATGTCTAACTTTTACCTCGTCAAAGTCTTGGCCATCACTATCTTCTCCTTAAATTCTTATGATCCCTCACAGCATGATTTACCCTCTATACACAGGCTACCTGTCCTGTTCACATCCTCCGTACCATTCAATCAAAGGAAGGCTCTTGCAGGCTTTCAGCTGCTAAGCTAATCTGGcacatttttttagaaaaaggattACAAATCGGGCCTCTACATCCATGGACATACACAGCCAATTATTACAAAGTTTAAGAAAGAAGAGCACAACCAGTCtctaaaacaaagaactaccgCAAACGATTGTTTTGCATCCACCCTCCCATGACTACCTCCATAGCAATGATCTCTATGTTTCTGCTCAGTTCGGAGAGTGTGTTCTTAGTGTGCTCGTCACGCTGCAGCTGCGTCCAGAACCATAACCAGTATGTTTCCCTGAAGATAACCTGCAACTTCGGGTAGCACCACCAGATCTTCAACAAGGTGGAAATTCTCGtatttcatatgtacatgttCCTGTGGATGTTGATTGGTTTTTTTTAACATCTCTAATTCAAAACCGAACATGAAATTTTGATATCATTCGGCTCCTTTATGGATATTCTCACCACTTACATCTATATCAGCTTTTCTGTCTGAATGGAACCAAAGCTCTCTGCTTTCTAGATGATCCCTATAGAATAAGAGATAGAAATGTTAGAATCATTAGGACCTCCTAGGAGTAGATCGATGGGATACTCACTGGTTCTTGAGAAAAGGTCTGCGCTAGGGTAGCGACGCGATGTGCAGAGGCGTCGCGGTGGAGATGGTGAGGTCGCAGAGGCAGCGATGTGAGAACTTCCCTTTGCTTTAACGCCCTCTCTCAGATCGGATCGAGTCTAGGGTTCTGGAAAACTTAGGCACGGCGAACCTTGGTTCACGTGCCCCCACGTCACTCTCTTACTTTTATATTGGCGCTGCGCAAAGGGGGGCCACTTGCCAGTGAAGGGCAagagcgcccccgatcagggcgcgtgAGAGGGGTCTGATTCAGTCATTGGACTGGGTCAGATGAGATCAATTttacattctcccccttgatctcactctGTACTTTAAACTTAGTTCTCTACTTTCTCTTTACTTGACTTGCTCTTGGTCCTCGTCTCATTATAGATCAGCACGTAGGGCATGCCTCATCATGACAGTTATCATTTACTgtcagattaacagccacaatgcACCTTTCCATATTGAAAGAAGACTTCaacctttctttgggcccttAGTAATCTAGAAATCATAGGCCTTCTGTAAATCACATGTCGACTTGGGCGGTAGGCCTTTGGTAAGCAGATCCGCAAGCACTTGCTTGGTACTTTGATGCTCAATGCTAtcatatgattctggattttcttctTTGCAACATAAAACTCactgtcaatgtgtttggcagcacacttGACATGTTGCCGTAGGAGAGAAGATACTTGAATGGTATATTGCTGTTGCCTACCATTATTAATTCTGGGTAAAAGTTTACTcaaccattttgcctgtcctgAAGCCTCATATCATGCTAAACTTTGGGTATACATGACCCACGATAtcacaactattttgctttggagcctttccacaataaaactccaagcgcgagtgttagctactactgtgggcttcacAAAACATCTCGCCAAAACTCAGTTCTTTTTACTCTCAACCTTTTGAGGGCATGTGGTTCTTTCTTACTTACCACAAGGCTTACAACACATTGCAAGAATGCAAAAATCATTCTCTAACTCCATTCCAATGATCTATTACTGGATTAGACTCTCCCAAAATATCCCGGATATACAAGCTATGTCAGGTAGATTCTTTCTTGAGCATTGTttttgcttccaacagctgaagcacatgGAATCGTTTTTCTTTCGATCGATCTCACATTGGTTCCTGGAATACTGAAAATTCCAAAATGattacccttgacaataggacaGGCGTAGGCTTACTCGCATGCATACTATGTTTCTTTAGAATTCTTTTGTAAGTATGCTCTTTGCGATAGTCCTAATACCCCCtttcctttatcccagtgaaTTTCCATTCCTAGAGCGAATGAGTATTCACCGAGATTTTTCTTATCAAAATTAGAGGTCATAATAACCTTCTTCTTTGGACTTTGCGGGAAATGTATTTCCCATCTTTgaactttgcatatttgcaatttGTCATCTTGTATTTACCTTAACTTAaaacccaaaacttttctttgttCTCACAAAACTTTAGATACCACTATTCTGTGATCTGATGACATCAGGTAGTATCCTaatgttcttttctttccacaacaaaaACCATTTGGTTATGTCATGAATATACTTTCATGTACAGATCTCCGTTGGGAGATATTGctctaacatccatctgatgcaattCTAAAAGTGGTATGccaccaatgtcattatgaTTCTGAAAGAATCCTTTCATGGACGGTACAAAGTGTCTCATTATaacttattcttttctttgcatGAAGCTTTTGTCACAGGTCGTGCTTAGCGACTTTCCATACTCACATTTAATTCTTGTAGACACATTATAGCCTACTATCATGGCTCTGTCAGGAACTTGTTCTATGTtccaaaataattttgaaacttCTAGGTCTCATGACATCTTCCTTGGCTTCTTGCCACTTCGATGAATGAGCGCCTCTCATGACTTCTCCAAATGAGGTGGAATCACCTTCATTTGTACTTCttcatttatatatattttttgtccTTTAACAATAGATAGCTAGACATATTGCTTTCTGTCTAGGGATATTGTTGCTCTTTATTGACAAAAAGCAATTGTCATCTCAACTTCTATCGTATTGTAGTGCTTGAATAATTGGAGTGAACGTACGATCCCACTTCTCTTCAAGCCTTAGTTCTCAACATACTTTACTCCCTCAGATTATCCCATCTATTCTAAAGATGAAATATCTTATAGCTTTAGTTTGGGTTTAGTCTTACCAAGCCTCATAGGGTGCTTTAAGCaccacctttttctttttggttgCTTTGAGCCTCAACTATCTTTTCTTTCTATTGGAGCTTAAAAAACTTCAGGATTTTCTTTCTTATTTCTGTGGTTGGGGCATCAATGTTATGATCGTTGTACTCCTTTTTCGGTCAAATTCTTCTTTAATAGATCATTCTTGCTTTAAAAATTCATCGTATTTACTTTGATGAGAATTTCTTTAAACTTTAATCTTTCTGGTCTTTTTaatctttctccccctcgaaatatgacacaaactttgctgccataatttcgaaactATTTCTAACACTTGCGAATGAGGAGTCTTTCATTACTTGGTTTATTCACATGACCAAATCATGCAAAACAATGGGAGTACCATTTTCTCGTTCTATATCAAGAGCTCATCAGAGTTCTTAATATTTCTATACTTTTCCAAGATCTTGACTTTTGGTTCATATACCACTTCCTTTTGTCCTTCGACTCTATCCATTTCACTATCCAACATGACACTATTGAAGTGCATGAGTATTGCTGGGATAGCTTAAAAAGCTCCCCCAAACTTCTTCTCTTTTCTATGATACTCAAGTAGTACATGAGTCATCACAAACTTTCCCtgccatgcaggacatgaatgGAACACATGTTTAATTCAACGTTGGTCGAATTGAACATGCATCTTACTCATTTCAACCATTATCTTTACTATTGAATGACAAGAAATTATTTTACAGTGATAAAACTTTAGTCACAATTACTaaaacatgtatatatatactttcTTTCCTGATTAAATTGctcttttctttcttaacctcaacAATGCAGCTGAGTAAACTCAAAATTTGTCTATAGCGTTGATCGAAATCAACTATTGCCTGCTTATATCTGTCTATAGGGAAAAATTGTATGTCttaatttaacgttggtcaaaattgaAAAACATACAATTTTTTGGTACTttcaattctatatc
This portion of the Panicum virgatum strain AP13 chromosome 2N, P.virgatum_v5, whole genome shotgun sequence genome encodes:
- the LOC120659271 gene encoding uncharacterized protein LOC120659271 yields the protein MAEMVSTAIVHETVSQILSDIVQKYEEKEESNANRNLDRLEMAHIRLEAALETSKKWQITDASLLRWRRKLKRAAQECDETLHKCKQRILEDEQMEQEVKNSSLPNRIVHATKSFVFSVLNPNKNELSRSIAQRFEWYANGASEFLRFIELGGTPFHHMPFNSLVKNLLAGKELHHKIIRGNKYPSVLLRLAPIHTSEYGKNVALTFDQYDGTPEGNILFGLVIQLSESTDIFGITLRCLQFFAPHFKYNFENIRNELSQLLTQNFSEGPSIYSYQKEHWDKFNSFLLQWTRPNPFCCKQHGQHEVQRFSNLDMAGLSEVFLEPVINFNLQCQVSMSVYSKQRTSLSEDIIFVHDYPYLKAGISFAPHGSLEVMLPADRSSEIAAIVHKERHCLHTDITLKQVEEIMLPKAIDYFHQNAEAMVYQMIWKSKHGLAHIQVEKPCMSTRRSSMRTQRTIGVASKRKLLHGHDEQLIRNRIHACHLLDLWVTHAPVWLQRSIMNWKRKEKEILLAAP